The Stenotrophomonas maltophilia sequence CTTGCCCTTTTCCACCGGTTCACCGCCGGGGGTGACGGTCACCCGCGACTCATCGAAGTACTGGATCTGGCCGATCGAGGCCGAGAAGCGCTCCTTGCCGGTGGTCTGGTCGATGAAGCGGGTGCTCAGCGCCAGGGTCAGCTGGTTGGCATCGTTCTGGCGGTCGGCGCCGGTATAGCGCGAATCGCGGAACAGCTGGCCCCAGCTGAAGGTGAAGTCACGCGTATCGAAGATCGGCAGCTCGTCCTGGTTGCGGTACGGCGTGCGCAGGTAGAACAGGCGCGGCTCCAGGGTCTGCAGGAACGACTTGCCGCCGATGCGGGTCTCGCGGTCGAAGAACAGACCGGCGTCGATGCTGCCGATCGGCAGGCTGCGGCTGGGCGAGGTATTGCCGCGCAGCTGCTCGGGCGTGGCCGTGGCCGGGTCGATGCCCTGCGAACGCAGGATCTGGGCCTGGATGCCGTTGACCCCGTCGACCAGGCCGCGATCCAGCTGGTAGGCGGTGTAGCGGTAGGCCAGGGTCGGGGTCACATACCAGGCTGCGCCGCTGATCGGGAACGACACATACGGCTTCACGTCCAGTCGCGAACCACCACTGACACCAACGCCGGAGGTGAGCTGTTGGCCCGTCCGTGTGTACTGCAGATCCTCGCCGGTGCCGACGGCGTTCTTGAAGTTGATGTCGTCGTGGGTGAAGCGCACGGCTTCGGCGTAGATGCCGGTTTCCAGCCATGAACGGACCGGCTTGTCCCAGTTGAAGTACAGGCGCGGCTGGCGGTTGTAGGGCAGGGCGCGCTCGTCGAGGGTGTAGTCGGTCAGCTGCCAGCGGTCGGCCATGATGCCGGCCGTCCAGTTCGTGCCGGTGCCATACAGGCCCACCGTGCTCTGCAGGTTGGAGGCGGTCACCCCCACCAGGCGGTTGGCGAAATCCTCGACATAGCGCTCGTCGCTGACCCAGGCCAGGTTGGCACGGGCCTGCCAGTGGCTGTCCACGTTGTGGTAGCCGCTGAACATCACCCGGCCGCGGTCACGGTCGCGCAGGCGGTCGTTGGGCATGAACGAGGTCAACACCTCGCCGCGGCCGCCGTTGTAGAGGTAGCGGAACTCGTTGTCGAGCAGCAGGCCGCGCCGGCTCATGTAGCGCGGGGTCAGCGTGTCGTCGTAGTTCGGCGCCAGGTTGAAGTAGATCGGCTGGGCGTAGTCGAAGCCGTTGCGCCCGGACATGCCCAGCTGCGGGAACAGCAGGCCGGTCTTGCGGCGGTCATCGATCGGGAACTTGAAGTACGGCGCCCACAGCACCGGCACCTTGCCGATGCGCAGCACGGCGTTGCGCGCGGTGCCGAAGCCCTCGTCGTTGTCCACTTCGATCTGCGGTGCCGACAGCTTCCACACCGGCTGCGAGGGGTCGCAGGTGGTGTAGGTGGAGCGGTGCATCTGGCCGACCGCACCCTGCAGGTCGACCGATTCGGCATCGCCGTTGCCGCGGCGCGACACCAGCTGGTACTGGATGTCGGTGATCTTGTGGGTGTCGCTTTCCTGGTTGCCCTCGGCACGCTTGGCGACCATCCGGATCGACCCGTCCTGGTAGCGCACATTGCCGTCGGCGATGTAGTTGCCGGTCTCGGTATCGAAGCTCAGCTTGTCGGTACCGACGAACTGGTCGCCGCGGCGCAGCGCCACGTTGCCTTCGTACTGCGGCACGGTGGTGGTGCCCAGCAGCTGGTCACCCTCGATGTCGGTCGGCTGCTGCTCGCGCGCGGCGGCGGCGCTGGCCTTGTCCTGGCCGGGGACCGGGGTCGGGGCGTCGGTGAACGCGGGGATGACGTCGGTGGCCGGGCACAGGCCCCAGTTGAGCGGCTTTTCATCGGCCATCACCGGCAGGCTGATGGCGATGCTCAGAGGCAGGGGAAGCAGGCGGAGGGCTCGGCGCACGCGGTTCGGATTCGGGCGAAAACGGACGGTAGCTTGCCCCATCCCTTGCATAGGGGCAATGAAGGGCGCCGGAGGTTGCCGGTTCGGGTTCATCCGGCAGCGTTGCCGCCAGCCGCTGAGATCAGGGCCTGGACATGGGCCACACTGCACTCGGCCAGTGCCTGCAGGTCATAGCCGCCCTCCAGCATCGACACCACCCGGCCGGCCCCGTGGCGGCGTGCCAGCGCGTGCAGTTCACCGGTGATCCAGGCGAAATCCTCGGTCTCCAGCATCAGGTCGGCCTGCGGGTCGCGCAGGTGGGCGTCGAAGCCGGCCGAGATCAGCAACAGCTGCGGGCGGAAGTCGTCGATGGCCGGCAGCATCTCGTCGGCCCAGACGTTGCGGAAGCGGAAGCCCCCGCTGCCGGGGGGCAGCAGGATGTTCATCAGGTTGCCTGCGCCGCGGTCACGGCGCAGGCCGGAATTGGGGAACAGGCCGGCCTGGTGCGTGCTGTAGTACGAGACCCGGGCATCGTGCTGGAAGATGTCCTGGGTGCCGTTGCCGTGGTGCACGTCGAAATCGACCACCGCGATCCGCTCCAGGCCATGACGGTCGCGGGCATAGGCGGCGGCGATGGCGATGTTGTTGAGCAGGCAGAAGCCCATCGCCGTGCTGCTGGTGGCGTGGTGGCCGGGGGGGCGCACCGCGCAGAAGGCCAGCGGGTCGTCGCCCAGCATCACCGCATCGACTGCGGCCACGCCGGCACCGGCGGCGTGCACGGCAGCGCTGGCCGAGCCGGGCGAGGTCCAGGTGTCCATGTCCAGCTGGCGCAGCGGCACGGTCTGCGGCTGCAGCACGAAGTCCAGCAGGGCGCTGTCATGGACCCGGGTCAGCTCGCCGAACTTGGCCGGCGGCGCCTCGCGCCATTCGAGCTGCCCAGGGAAGGCCGCATGCAGCGCATCGAGTACGTGCTGCAGGCGTTGCGGGCACTCCGGGTGGCCGGGGCCGGGGTCGTGCAGCAGGCAGGACGGATGGGTGTAGACCAGCATCGTGCCGACTCAGCGCTGGCGCTGCTGCGGTTGCCACAGCGCCTCGCCCTGGCCGTCGGCACGGGCCAGCACCCGGGCCAGCACGAACAGCAGGTCCGACAGCCGGTTGAGGTATTGCAGCGCCTCGCTGCGCACGGCTTCGTGGCGGGCCAGGGTGACCGTCTCGCGCTCGGCGCGGCGGACAATGGTGCGCGCCAGATGGCAGCGCGCTGCCGCCTCGCCCCCGGCCGGCAGGATGAACTCCTTCAGCATCGGCAGGCCGGCGTTGTAGTGGTCCAGCTGCTGTTCCAGTGCCGAGACATCGGCGGCGTGGATCGCGGCGTGGCCGGGGATGCACAGCTCGGCACCCAGGTCGAACAGCTGGTGCTGCAGGTGCACGACCAGTGCGCGTACGTCCTCCGGCAACGGTGCCGCCAGCAGCAGGCCGAGCGCGGCGTTGGCTTCGTCGACGGTGCCGTAGGACGCCACCCGGGCGTCATCCTTGGCCACGCGCTGGCCGTCACCGAGGCCGGTACTGCCGTCGTCGCCGGTGCGGGTGTAGATGCGCGAGAGGCGATGACCCATGGCGTGGCTCAGTGCCGGATGTCGCGGCGGGCCTGCTGGAGCTTCAGCACCTGCTCCACGGCCAGCTGCAGCGCGGCGGCCAGCGCCACGTAGATGGCGGTGGTACGCAGGTAGGGGCCGAACCACTGCGCGTAGTTCTGCGCCCAGCCGGCCAGGGTCGGCTCGGCCACGTTGCGGCTGCTCCAGTAGAAACCGCCCTGCGCCAGCAGGTGGCAGACCGCCACCGACGCGACCAGCAGCAGCGCGCCCTTGGCCAGCACCGGCCAGCGCGCGGTCTGGTAGTTGCGGCCCAGCAGCATGCCGCCGGCCCACAGCGAGAAGTACGCTGGCAGCAGCAGCCAGTAACCCGGCGACACGCAGTAGTGCTGCCAGAAATCCAGGCCGCTGCTGCGGATCACGATCCAGTCGACCAGCACCGCGAACACCATCAGCAGCGGGAACGCCCAGCGCGTCCAGCGCGCCAGGTAGAAGCCACCGATGAAGAACACCGCCCACGAGGCATCGGGGATTGCCGCGAAGTGGTTGACCCGGGTCGCTGCCAGCACCAGAACGAGCACGGACAGGACGAAGGCGCGGTTGGCAGTGTCGGACATGGAGGCGGGCCCGGAGCGGATTCAGGTTTCATTCTAGCCCGCCGCGCGGGTTGGCGCAGGTGCCGCCCGTTCGGCGTACAGTCGGGGCGAGCGCGTATCATGAACACATGAGTGAACGACATGACGTGCTGATTGTCGGTGGTGGCCTGGTGGGCGCCAGCCTGGCCATTGCCCTGGACCGCCTCGGCCGCGACGTGGGCCTGCTCGAGGCCAGCCCCGCCGGCGAGCTGCCGGCGGTGTTCGACCAGCGCAACCTCAGTTTCGCCGCAGCCACCGTCAATGCGCTGACCGCGCTGGGGGTGATGCAGAAACTGACGATGGCGCCGGGCCCCATCCGGCGCATCCACGTCAGCCGCGCCGGCGATTTCGGCCGTGTGCAGCTGGAAGCGGCCGATTATGACCGGCCGTGGTTCGGCCAGGTGGTGGTCGCCCGCGACTTCGGCCAAGCGCTGGAAGCGCGCCTGCAGGAGCTGCCGCGGCTGCACCGTTACCGGCCGATGCGGTTCCTGGGCCTGGGCGAGGTGGTCGGCGGCTACCGCCAGGTGCGGGTCGCCGACGAGGCCGGCGAGCGCGTATTGCTGGCACGGCTGGTGGTGGGTGCCGACGGTACGACCAGTGGCGTGCGCGGTGCACTGGGCATCGAGGTCGACCGCCATGATTTCCAGCAGACCCTGTTCGTGGCCCGCGTGCGCAGCCAGCGCGCGCCGGATGGCACCGCGTGGGAGCGGTTCACCGATACCGGCCCGACCGCGCTGCTGCCGCGTGGCGATCGCCACTTCGGCACCGTGCATGGCGTGGCACGGGACCAGGCCGATGCGGTGATGGCGCTGGACGATACGGCGTGGCTGCAACGCCTGCAGAACGCGATCGGCTGGCGTGCCGGCCGCCTGCTCGAATCTGGCCCGCGTAGCGCCTACCCGCTCATCCAGGTGCTGGCGCGTGCGCTGGCCGGTGAACGCACGGTGCTGCTCGGCAATGCCGCGCAGACCATCCACCCGCTGGGTGCACAGGGCTTCAACCTGGGCCTGCGCGATGCGCTGACCCTGGCCGAACTGCTGGAAGATTCCATCGATGATGCCGGCAGCGATGCGCTGCTGCAGGCCTATGTCGCGCGCCGCGAGGAGGACCGCCGGCAGACCGTGGCGTTTTCCGGAGGGCTGGCGCGGCTGACCAGCAACCCGGCGCCGCTGATGAGGCCGCTGCGTAGTCTCGGCCTGGTGGCCGCACAACGTGCCTCGGTACAGTCGATGCTGGTCGGTGGCGCGATGGGCTTCCGTGGCGAAGTGCCGCGGCTGTGCCGTGGAGAAGCGGCATGAGCCGGCGTGCGCGCCTGGACGTGGCCATCGTCGGCGGTGGCGTGGTCGGTGCCGCCTGCGCGCTGGCGTTGGCCGATGCCGGTTTGTCGGTTGCGCTGGTGGAAGGTCGTGAGCCCGCGCCGTGGCAGGCCGCACAGCCCGACCTGCGCGTGTTCGCCTTCGCCGCTGACAACGTACAGCTGTTGAACCGCCTCGGCGTATGGCAGGCGATCGCGCAGGCCCGCGCCTGGCCCTACCGGCGCATGCAGGTGTGGGACGCGGCCGGTGGCGAGGATCTGCTGTTCGACGCCGATCGCTTCGGTCGTCGTGAGCTGGGCTACATCGTCGAGAACGGACTGCTGCAGGACCGCCTGTGGGCGGCGCTGCCCGCGGCGGGCGTGCAGCTGCATTGCCCGGCACGGGTGGAAGCGCTGGAGCAGGACGAGGACGGCGTGCGCCTGCGCCTGGACGACGGTCGTCGCCTCGAAGCGTCGTTGGCGGTGGCCGCCGACGGTGCCGAATCGACCCTGCGCCAGCTGGCCGGGATCGAGGTGGAAAAGCATGACTACCACCAGCGTGGCGTGGTGGCCTATGTCGACAGTGAACTGCCGAACCAGGCCACGGCCTGGCAGCGCTTCCTGCCGACCGGGCCGTTGGCGTTGCTGCCGGTGGCCGAGCGCCGCAGCTCGATTGTCTGGACCCTGCCCGAGGACGAGGCTGCGCGCGTGTTGGCCTTGGACGAAGATGCGTTCAACCGCGAACTGACCCGCGCCTTTGCGGCGCGGCTGGGTGACCTGCGGCTGGCCTCACCGCGTGCGGCGTTCCCGCTGCGCCGCCAGCTGGCACGCCACTACGTGGCCGGCCGTGTGCTGGCATTGGGGGATGCAGCGCATGTGGTGCATCCGCTTGCCGGGCAGGGCGTGAACCTGGGCCTGCGCGATGTGGCTGCTCTGCAGCAGTGGCTGGCGCCGTCGGCCGAACGCCGCGGCCAGCCGCGCCTGTCGCCGCAGCGCCTGCAGCGCTG is a genomic window containing:
- a CDS encoding histone deacetylase family protein; its protein translation is MLVYTHPSCLLHDPGPGHPECPQRLQHVLDALHAAFPGQLEWREAPPAKFGELTRVHDSALLDFVLQPQTVPLRQLDMDTWTSPGSASAAVHAAGAGVAAVDAVMLGDDPLAFCAVRPPGHHATSSTAMGFCLLNNIAIAAAYARDRHGLERIAVVDFDVHHGNGTQDIFQHDARVSYYSTHQAGLFPNSGLRRDRGAGNLMNILLPPGSGGFRFRNVWADEMLPAIDDFRPQLLLISAGFDAHLRDPQADLMLETEDFAWITGELHALARRHGAGRVVSMLEGGYDLQALAECSVAHVQALISAAGGNAAG
- a CDS encoding UbiH/UbiF family hydroxylase; the protein is MSRRARLDVAIVGGGVVGAACALALADAGLSVALVEGREPAPWQAAQPDLRVFAFAADNVQLLNRLGVWQAIAQARAWPYRRMQVWDAAGGEDLLFDADRFGRRELGYIVENGLLQDRLWAALPAAGVQLHCPARVEALEQDEDGVRLRLDDGRRLEASLAVAADGAESTLRQLAGIEVEKHDYHQRGVVAYVDSELPNQATAWQRFLPTGPLALLPVAERRSSIVWTLPEDEAARVLALDEDAFNRELTRAFAARLGDLRLASPRAAFPLRRQLARHYVAGRVLALGDAAHVVHPLAGQGVNLGLRDVAALQQWLAPSAERRGQPRLSPQRLQRWARERRSDNQIAAYSFDAINRLFSNDEMHLTLARGRALGCVGKWPPLVQAFWKRAAGV
- a CDS encoding cob(I)yrinic acid a,c-diamide adenosyltransferase, which encodes MGHRLSRIYTRTGDDGSTGLGDGQRVAKDDARVASYGTVDEANAALGLLLAAPLPEDVRALVVHLQHQLFDLGAELCIPGHAAIHAADVSALEQQLDHYNAGLPMLKEFILPAGGEAAARCHLARTIVRRAERETVTLARHEAVRSEALQYLNRLSDLLFVLARVLARADGQGEALWQPQQRQR
- the lptD gene encoding LPS-assembly protein LptD, encoding MRRALRLLPLPLSIAISLPVMADEKPLNWGLCPATDVIPAFTDAPTPVPGQDKASAAAAREQQPTDIEGDQLLGTTTVPQYEGNVALRRGDQFVGTDKLSFDTETGNYIADGNVRYQDGSIRMVAKRAEGNQESDTHKITDIQYQLVSRRGNGDAESVDLQGAVGQMHRSTYTTCDPSQPVWKLSAPQIEVDNDEGFGTARNAVLRIGKVPVLWAPYFKFPIDDRRKTGLLFPQLGMSGRNGFDYAQPIYFNLAPNYDDTLTPRYMSRRGLLLDNEFRYLYNGGRGEVLTSFMPNDRLRDRDRGRVMFSGYHNVDSHWQARANLAWVSDERYVEDFANRLVGVTASNLQSTVGLYGTGTNWTAGIMADRWQLTDYTLDERALPYNRQPRLYFNWDKPVRSWLETGIYAEAVRFTHDDINFKNAVGTGEDLQYTRTGQQLTSGVGVSGGSRLDVKPYVSFPISGAAWYVTPTLAYRYTAYQLDRGLVDGVNGIQAQILRSQGIDPATATPEQLRGNTSPSRSLPIGSIDAGLFFDRETRIGGKSFLQTLEPRLFYLRTPYRNQDELPIFDTRDFTFSWGQLFRDSRYTGADRQNDANQLTLALSTRFIDQTTGKERFSASIGQIQYFDESRVTVTPGGEPVEKGKSAWIADGNYMINDRWTLGATYQWDPKYKREDLASVRARYLMPNDGVVNLSYRYRINAGALPGANKHDRTLLEQADLSFLYPLNARWSLVGRYYYSLQDKEPLEIIGGVQWDSCCLAVRVVGRRYVRNREGEMNNSIQVEFVLKGLSSIGQDTDRTLRRAILGYNRDDLYLVPPSNTGATRDDYDPNLIP
- the ubiH gene encoding 2-octaprenyl-6-methoxyphenyl hydroxylase, with amino-acid sequence MSERHDVLIVGGGLVGASLAIALDRLGRDVGLLEASPAGELPAVFDQRNLSFAAATVNALTALGVMQKLTMAPGPIRRIHVSRAGDFGRVQLEAADYDRPWFGQVVVARDFGQALEARLQELPRLHRYRPMRFLGLGEVVGGYRQVRVADEAGERVLLARLVVGADGTTSGVRGALGIEVDRHDFQQTLFVARVRSQRAPDGTAWERFTDTGPTALLPRGDRHFGTVHGVARDQADAVMALDDTAWLQRLQNAIGWRAGRLLESGPRSAYPLIQVLARALAGERTVLLGNAAQTIHPLGAQGFNLGLRDALTLAELLEDSIDDAGSDALLQAYVARREEDRRQTVAFSGGLARLTSNPAPLMRPLRSLGLVAAQRASVQSMLVGGAMGFRGEVPRLCRGEAA